CCGCCACTGCCGGACAGGAACCGCGGCCGGCCGCCGCGCAGCGGCAGACCGGGGATCCGCTCGATGCCGCCGCCCTCCTTCTCCCCGTACATCTCGGACAGCCGGGGCGCCTGCTCGTCCGTGACGTGGAACCCCGCGTCCGTCATGCCGAGCGGCCCGAAGATCCGCTCGGCACAGAACACGTCGAGCGGCTGCCCCGACACGACCTCGACGACCCGGCCCAGGACATTGCTCGCCACCGAGTAGTTCCACTGCGTGCCCGGCTCGAACTGCAACGGCAGACTCGCGTACACCTCGATCGTCTCGGCCAGGTCCGCGCCCGGCCGCACCGACGACTCCAGACCGGCCTCGCGGTACAGGGCGTCCACCGGGTGGGTGTGGTAGAAGCCGAAGGTCAGACCCGAGGTGTGGGTCATCAGGTGCCGGACGAGTATCGGGCCGGTGGCCGGACGGGTCCGGACGTCGGGCCCGGAGCCGCCGACGTAGACCCTCGGGTCGGCGAAGGCCGGCAGGTGGTCGGCGACCGGGTCGTCCAGCGACAGCCGCCCCTCCTCCACCAGCAGCAGCGCGGCGACCGCGGTGACCGGTTTCGTCATGGAGTAGACCCGCCACAGCGTGTCCGGCTCGACGGGCTGCCCGGCCGCGATGTCGCGCAGACCGTGCGTCGTGAGGTGGGCGACGCGTCCGGCGCGGGCCACGGACACGAGGAAGCCCGGAAGCCGGCCCTCGTCGACGAGCCGGGCGAAGTGCCGGTCCAGACGGCCCAGCGCCCGCGGATCCAGCCCGGCCTCACCCGGGTCGACCTCTTGTCGCAGCTGTGCCATCGCTCATCCTCCGTCGCACTCGTCGAGGTGAGATCCGGCATACCCCGACCGGACCGCCTCAGACCTCATCCTCGTGCAGGAACCATTCGTGATCACGCAAGAGCCGATGAACGGGCCGTCCGCGTCGTGGTGACCATGGCGGACGAGCTCCGATGACTGCCCATCAGGCCGCCCCGCACCGGCTAGGGTTGATGCACTGCAACGACCACGTGGGGGGAGTGCGGCCGCATGCTGGACCCGATCTCGCTGGGCGCGATCGGCGCGGTACTCGGAGCCGTCGGAGCGGGCATGGCCAACGAGGCCGGCAGA
The genomic region above belongs to Streptomyces coeruleorubidus and contains:
- a CDS encoding serine hydrolase domain-containing protein, whose amino-acid sequence is MAQLRQEVDPGEAGLDPRALGRLDRHFARLVDEGRLPGFLVSVARAGRVAHLTTHGLRDIAAGQPVEPDTLWRVYSMTKPVTAVAALLLVEEGRLSLDDPVADHLPAFADPRVYVGGSGPDVRTRPATGPILVRHLMTHTSGLTFGFYHTHPVDALYREAGLESSVRPGADLAETIEVYASLPLQFEPGTQWNYSVASNVLGRVVEVVSGQPLDVFCAERIFGPLGMTDAGFHVTDEQAPRLSEMYGEKEGGGIERIPGLPLRGGRPRFLSGSGGMVASAHDYHRFMEFLRRRGELDGVRLLAPETVDLMTRNHLPGNADLRAFGSRPAHDEPGNEGLGFGLNVSVVIDPSRTQAPSGLGSYSWSGVATTTFWVDPGRDLTVQFMTQVRPRSSHTVFRDLKKFVHEAVSG